GCAGATTCGACGAACGGTACGGCCCGGTAGTGATGTTGGTACCGAGAGTGGGCCCTTTGTTCACGTTGTACACAACGTTGCCGCGTGTATCGAGCAACACCGCGTCGCGGTACTCGAATCGGGTCGTGATTTCGCGGAAGTAGTTGTCGAACTGCATGTTCGCGGCCGACCAGGCGCTGCCGTCACCGGCGTCGACGGGTGCGGGCGAGGCGTTCGACGCGTGCACGGTGTAGTGCGATTGCAGGTATTTCTCGGCGTTGCCACGTGGCAGCATCGCAGCCAGGTCGAGTTTCACGCCCGTCGACTTTTGGATCGGCTTGATCAACTTGTCGGTGTAATAGCTCTCCAGCTCCAGCTGCTGCGCCGGATCGGTAGGGGCGTCGGCCAATTGGTCGAATGCCGCGGCAAAGGCCTGCACCGCCTGGTCCGCGGTGTAGCCGCGGCTGTAGATCGCCAGCGAGTTGGACAGGTCGGCGAACAACATCTCGATCGCCCGCTTCTGACCTTCGCGCAACTGGGTCATCCGTTCGGCGGCGATCGGCATCAACGTGCGGCTACCCGAGACGTATTCGACGATCCCGATGATGCCCAGCGACGCCAGGCTGGAGACCAACAGCATCACCATGATCTTCGACTGGATGCTCAATCTGGCCCGACGGCGCGGACGGCGACGCCAACCAGCTTTCGCCGATACCGGCTGTTCGCTCGGCGCCGGATCGGCTGTGCCCTGCGGCGTCAATCGACGTCCTTTCGCAGCCAGGCTGAAAGCCCAGATCACGCAGCAGAATATCGCCTGGGGCAGGGCGAAAACGGGTTTGCCGAAAACCGTTATCAACACGATGTTTGTGTATCCGCGTGCATCTCCCTAGCGTCGGCGCCATGACCCGGGTGTGCGTGTGCGTGGTGGGCAGTGTGAACATGGATATCGGCCTGGATGTCGCCGAATTGCCACGACCGGGCGAAACGGCCCTGGCCACGTCGATGCGCTCGGCGCCGGGTGGCAAGGGCGCCAATCAGGCCGTTGCCGCCGCCCGCGCGGGCGCTGACGTGCGATTTGTCGGTGCTGTAGGCAACGACGCGACGGCCGCCCAATTGCGCGAACACCTCGTCGACAACGGCGTGGACACCGATGGTCTCATCACGGTCCCGGGACGCAGCGGTACCGCCGTCGTTGTTGTCGACTCCGGTGGCGAGAACCTCATCGTGGTTGCACCGGAGGCGAACAGCCGGCTGACTCTAGACACGACGAGGCTGCCCGATCTGCTCGCCGGATGCGATGTGGTGTTGCTGCAGTTGGAGATTCCGATCGCGGCGGCAACCGACGCGGCCCGCGCGGCACGTTCGGCCGGGGCGACGGTGATGCTCAACGCGTCACCGCCCGGCGGAGATGACACGGCACTCGCCCAGTTGTCCGACGTGATAGATGTCTTGATCGTCAACGAAACCGAAGCGGCGCAGTGGGTTTGGCCGGTGGCACATCGCGTCACCACGCTGGGTGCGCGCGGCGCGGCCTATACCGGCGACGGCGTCGAGTTCACCGTTCCCGCGCCGGAGGTCGATCCGGTCGACACCGCCGGTGCGGGTGATGTGTTCGCCGGAGTGCTGGCCGCCAATTGGGCCCGCGACCGCGACCGCGCGCTGCGACGGGCTTGCGCTGCCGGCGCATTGGCGACGCTGACGGCCGGTGCCGGCGACTGCGCGCCCGACGCCGACGCGATCGAGCAGGCCGCGGCCGCCGGCTGATCGGTCAGGCGGCCAGATCGGTGTCGTCGACCGTCCGACGGTTGACGGACGGGCGGAAGCGCCGAACCGCGGACGACGGCGTCGACGCCGCCTCGGTGTCCGATTCGCGGGTCCGCGACGTGCTGCTTTCCCGTGCGGTGCCGGTGGATATCCCGTCGGAGATCAGCACCGCGAACAGCAGTAGAAAGCCCGTTCCTATCGCGATCAAGAACATATCGACACCTTCCGTGAGTGCGCATTAGAGAAGCGACATCACGTGCAAGGGGCGCCGGTAACCGCTTTATTCCCCTAACTTGAAAAAAGTTTAGTCAGATGCCAAACGGTCCTAAAGCCCCGCGCCTTGGGTGACAGTGGTGAAGCGACTGGACGGACCGCACGCATCCCGCACTACCGCGACATCGTCGAT
The sequence above is a segment of the Candidatus Mycobacterium wuenschmannii genome. Coding sequences within it:
- a CDS encoding PfkB family carbohydrate kinase; the encoded protein is MTRVCVCVVGSVNMDIGLDVAELPRPGETALATSMRSAPGGKGANQAVAAARAGADVRFVGAVGNDATAAQLREHLVDNGVDTDGLITVPGRSGTAVVVVDSGGENLIVVAPEANSRLTLDTTRLPDLLAGCDVVLLQLEIPIAAATDAARAARSAGATVMLNASPPGGDDTALAQLSDVIDVLIVNETEAAQWVWPVAHRVTTLGARGAAYTGDGVEFTVPAPEVDPVDTAGAGDVFAGVLAANWARDRDRALRRACAAGALATLTAGAGDCAPDADAIEQAAAAG